A segment of the Dioscorea cayenensis subsp. rotundata cultivar TDr96_F1 unplaced genomic scaffold, TDr96_F1_v2_PseudoChromosome.rev07_lg8_w22 25.fasta BLBR01002222.1, whole genome shotgun sequence genome:
TATTTggatcatatattttttttaaataaaatgggtGAACCACTAATTTGGTCACAATCTTGGTAAAAATGCTCTTTTTCATCCATTCATCCAttacatctatatatatctatatatattatataaaacacAAAGGCATGAAAGCTATCATTCgtttaaaatttaagttattgATTATTGAAATTGTTGCAAACCTCAAATATTAGgccatagtttttttatttttttatttatatagagTGGATGAACTACTAATTTGGCCACaagcttaataaaaatatttctttctcaTCCATTCATTCATCAAGTGGTTGGTTTTGGGCTGGTGATCAAAATGTTCTTAATTTATATCAATCTTATAATTACCTTTTAAGTGCTAAAAACATACGCATGCGCTTCCTTAATTAGTGGGCATAAGCGACAAAAAACCTATTCTATATAACAATCATCACCCAATCCTCACAAACCAAGCTCACGGAACACccacaacatcatcatcatcatcatcatcatcactactTCCACAATGCAAGCAACCAGAAAGAATGACACAGTGGTTCTCTTCCCGTCTCCTGGAATGGGCCACCTTGTGTCCATGGTCGAGCTCGCCAAGCTCTTCACAACCCAAGGCCTCTCCATCACCATCCTCATCGCCCAGGCACACTACAACACCGgctccaccacctcctccttcaTCTCCTCCGTCTCCATCTCCAACCCATCCATCTCTTTCCACCACCTCCCTCCCCCTCCTTCCCTCCCTCCCAACCCTTCCCCTCACCATGAAGCCCATGCCTTCGACCTCCTGCGTCTCTCCAACCCTTCTATTCTCCACTTCCTCGTCTCTTGTTCACCTCCTCCGCGTGCCCTCATCCTCGACTTCTTCTGCACCTTCTCTCTTGATGTTGCCAAGCAAGTCTCCATTCCTTGCTACCTCTTTTTCACTTCCGGCGCTTGCTTCCTCCGTTCTTTTATCCACTTCCCAACTCTTCACTCTTTAACCACCGAGAGTTTCAAACAACTCGGCAGTGAATCTGTGATAATCCCCGGAGTCCCACCGATCCCGGCCAACCACATGCCACTCCCCATGCTCGACCGAGATGACGAAGCTTACAAGGGCTTGTTGTACATCGCCGGCCGTATCCCAGACTTTGATGGCATTCTCGTCAACACCTTTTACGCTCTTGAACCCAGACCACTTGATATCATGGCTTCTATGAAACTTCCTCCCATCTACTGTATCGGACCACTGATCAAAGGGAACCTGGAGAGGACCAGCACAGCGGAGTGTATATCGTGGTTGGACACGCAGCCAAAAAGCAGCGTCGTGTTCCTCTGTTTCGGCAGTCTCGGGCTCTTCTCAGCAGAGCAGTTGAAAGCAGTAGCACATGGGTTGGAGATTAGTGGGCAGAGGTTTCTCTGGGTTGTACGAAGCCCGCCGAGTGAGACGCCGGGTAA
Coding sequences within it:
- the LOC120257605 gene encoding LOW QUALITY PROTEIN: UDP-glycosyltransferase 88B1-like (The sequence of the model RefSeq protein was modified relative to this genomic sequence to represent the inferred CDS: deleted 1 base in 1 codon), with amino-acid sequence MQATRKNDTVVLFPSPGMGHLVSMVELAKLFTTQGLSITILIAQAHYNTGSTTSSFISSVSISNPSISFHHLPPPPSLPPNPSPHHEAHAFDLLRLSNPSILHFLVSCSPPPRALILDFFCTFSLDVAKQVSIPCYLFFTSGACFLRSFIHFPTLHSLTTESFKQLGSESVIIPGVPPIPANHMPLPMLDRDDEAYKGLLYIAGRIPDFDGILVNTFYALEPRPLDIMASMKLPPIYCIGPLIKGNLERTSTAECISWLDTQPKSSVVFLCFGSLGLFSAEQLKAVAHGLEISGQRFLWVVRSPPSETPGKYMVAPAEPDLDVLLPQGFVERTKEKGMVVKSWAPQVEVLKHDAVGGFVTHCGWNSVLEAVCAGVGMVGWPLYAEQKMNLVFMVEEMKLGVEMRGYEEELVTGEEVGRRVRWLMESDQGKELRERTLKAKESAHAALLDGGPVSDHIGKFGCSMDAVATKLDTLRGTCIA